The Fructilactobacillus myrtifloralis genome segment TCCCGTTCTGATCAACTGGCTGACTCGGCGTTTCTGGTTCTGGCGTCGGCGTGTACGGAATGTTGATGGGAGTTCCATCAGCTGGGATTGTCGCTGTAAACGGGGCCGTCGGTTTATCGTACCCAGGAATATCAGGTAAATTCTTGGGATCAATCGTCACCTGCTCGCCCGGCTTGCCTGGAAACTGCGGGAAGTCGGTCCCGGTGTGCGGAATCACGTTTCCATTCTGATCCACTGGTTGACTCGGTGTTTCTGGTTCTGGCGTCGGCGTGTACGGGATGTTAATCGGGGTCCCGTTTGCCGGAATCGTCACCGTAAACGGGGCCGTCGGTTTGTCATAACCTGGTAGATCAGGTAAGTTCTTGGGATCAATCGTCACCTGCTCGCCCGGCTTGCCCGGGAACTGTGGAAAATCGGTCCCACTGTGCGAAATCACGTTCCCGTTCTGGTCCACTGGTTGACTTGGCGTTTCTGGTTCCGGGGTCGGCGTGTACGGAATGTTGATCGGAGTTCCATCCGCTGGGATTGTCACCGTAAACGGTTCCTTCGGTTTATCGTAACCCGGAAGATCAGGAAGGTTCTTCGGATCAATCGTCACCTGATCACCTGGTTGACCTGGGAACTTCGGAAAGTCGGTCCCGGTGTGCGGAATCACGTTCCCGTTTTGATCCACTGGCTGACTTGGCGTTTCGGTAGCACCAACGGGCGTGTAGGGAACGTTAATCGGCGTTCCTTCTGCCGGAACGGTCACCGTAAGCGGTTCTTTCGGTTTATTATAGCCGGAAATATCAGGTAGGTTATTGGGATCAATTGTAATCTGGTCCCCTTCATTTCCGTTAACCGGTGGAAAATCAAATTTATTTTCACTAGGAGGAATGACCTCCCCATTATTAGCATTCACGGGTTGCAATGGAGTCTTGGAATAAACGCTAAAGTCCACCCCATCAATGTAGTTCCCATACGAAGGTGCTTTACTGGAGACACTCTTAAACCCGAAGTACGTCTCGGTTTGCCCCGCCGGAACCTCATAGTAACCGTCATACCGCGTCCAAGTTCGATCAGGACTAGAGACTTGTCTAACCGTACTATGGTTGGCTAACGTTCCGATGTTGATAGCCATGGTATCAGTTTGATCGCGACCAGCGTGGTATAGACTCCAGTGCATAATCGTTCCGGGGATTGATTTAACTACTTGGTATAATTCTCCGGTTTCATTGGCATTAATTTCCGCCCACTGATTACCAACGGCCGCCTTAAAATTATGGTACTTACCGCCGGTTCCATTCATCATTTCGATGTCATGATCGCTAGCGGTCGTTGACCATCCCGGGACCTTATCTTGTGAAGCGATGCTGACACTGTTCGCGGCCAAAACTGGATCTTCAAACGATCCATTGACAATGTGATCAGAGATTTGATCCTGAGTCGTAGCAGCGCTAACGGTCGGGTCTGCCACCGGATCAGCGTTCACCAATTTTGGATATGCTACTAACATCTGGGTTACCACAAACCCACTAAAGATAATTTTCCATTTGTACTTCATAAACCAGAACTCCAATAACTAAACTTATTAAGAAATCATTAACGACTTCAGTATACCACAAAAAAATAATTATCATACTTTCATATTTACTATGTGATAAAGATTAATTGCGTCCGTTTAATTCGGAATACAAATTACCATGAAAGTCGCCTAACTTAAAAACCCACTGACTAATATAAGTAGTCAGTGGGTTTTTGCTTAATCACCATTTTGTTCTGTATCAGACTGTAAGACCGTCATAAAGGCTGCTTGGGGGATTTCGACCTTCCCAACTGCCTTCATTCGCTTCTTACCACGTTTCTGCTTCTCTAACAACTTAGCCCGCCGGTCGGGATCCCCCGTGTGAATCCGCGAGGTCACATCTTTCCGGTAGGCTTTAATGTTCGTCCGGGCAATGATTTTTGAGCCAATCGCAGCTTGAACTGGAATCTCAAAGTTTTGCCGCGGAATAATTTCCTTTAATTTGCGTACAATCTCGCGACTCCGGTCCTCCGCAAACTGGCGGTGTGCAATAAAACTCAGGGCGTCGACTTGATCCCCATTCAAGAGAATATCGACCTTCACTAGGTCACTAACTTGATAACCATCTACTTCATAATCAAGGGAGGCATAACCCTTTGTACTTGATTTTAACTTATCGAAAAAGTTAAAAATAATTTCTGACAGGGGCATCTGGTAAATGACGTTCACCCGAGCATCATCAAGGTATTCCATGGTAACAAAGTCACCCCGGCGTGCCTGACAAAGTTTCATTACCGCCCCAACGTAGTCATTCGGGACCATAATTGTTGCTTTTACGTATGGTTCTTCAATGTTGTTAATCTTGGAAACATCCGGCATTTCGGCTGGATTTTCCACCTCAACCATGCCACCCCCATTTAGGTTTACGTGGTAGGTAACCGACGGCGCCGTAGTGATTAAATCAAGGTTAAACTCGCGTTCCAAGCGTTCCTGCACCACATCCATGTGCAACAAGCCCAGAAAGCCACACCGAAAGCCAAAGCCCAGAGCTTCAGAAACCTCTGGTTCAAATTCCAAGGACGCATCGTTTAATTTCAGTTTTTCCAAGGCTTCCCGTAAATCTTCAAACTTCGCGTTATCGGTTGGATAAAGCCCCGCATAGACCATCGGAATCATTTCCCGATACCCGGGTAAGGCCTGGTCCGCCGGTTCATCGACCTTCGTAATGGTATCTCCCACTCGGGTTTGCGTAATATCCTTAATGCTAGCGGTTAAGTAACCAACATCCCCCGCCATCAGATAATCCCGTGGAAGTGGTTTGGGCGAGTTAACCCCAACCTCGGTCACTTCGTACTCGCTCCCGCTGTTCATCAATCGAATCCGGTCCCCGGCTTTGACGACTCCCTCAAAAATCCGGACGCTAAGAACCACGCCCCGATAATCATCATAAATGGAGTCAAAAACTAGCCCCTTTAAGGGCGCCTCAATTTCACCAGTTGGCGCCGGAATCTTCGCCACAATTTCTGCTAACAATTGGTCAACGTTCAGCCCGGTCTTCGCACTAATTTCAACCGCATCGCTGGTATCGAGCCCAATCACATCTTCAATTTCCTGTTTAACCCGCTCTGGTTCGGCGGACGGTAAGTCCACCTTATTAATCACGGGCAAAATTTCTAGGTTGTCGTCTAGGGCTAGATAAACATTAGCAAGGGTTTGTGCCTGAATTCCCTGGGTCGCATCCACAACCAAAATGGCACCCTCACAGGCAGCTAAACTCCGTGAAACTTCATACGAAAAGTCAACGTGCCCCGGGGTATCAATTAGATGGAAGACATAATCAACCCCATCTTTACCATGGTACTTCAGTTGAACCGCATTCAACTTAATCGTAATCCCACGTTCCCGTTCCAGGTCCATGTTATCTAACAGTTGATCCTTCATCTCCCGTTTCGATACCGTGTCAGTTAACTCTAGAATGCGGTCAGCCAGGGTCGACTTCCCATGGTCAATATGGGCCACAATCGCAAAGTTACGAATCTTGCGTTGGGCAGTTTGCATTGCATTATAATCCACGTTATTTCCCGCTTTCTTACTTCGTTCGTTTTTTCTTAATTATACCAATGGGCCGCCGCAGAAACAAATAGAGCGAGACCACCATCTCGCTCTACTAGTTATTTTAATTTATCCTTTAACTTTTCAAAAAATCCTTTTTCAGGAATCGGATGTTCCCCACTCGCTTCCGCAAAGGCTTGCATCGCTAACTTTTGTTCTGGCGATAATTTCTTCGGAGTCACAACGGTCACGCGCACCATTTCGTCACCCTTGCTATCGCTGTGCAATCGTGGTGCTCCTTTGCCCTTAAGCTTAAAGACCGTCCCGGTCTGGGTTCCCGCTGGAATCGTCAGTTTGCCGTCACCATAAACGGTTTTGACGTCCACTTCATTTCCTAAAGCCGCATCCGCAAAGGAAATTTCCTTGTTGTAGTAAATCGTGGAACCGTCACGTTGAAAGCCTTGACTCGGCAGCACCCGAAAGACTACAAACAGGTCTCCATAGGGGCCACCATTAATCCCAGCATTCCCTTGGCCCTGCAGGCGCATCTGCTGTCCTTCTTCAACACCGGCTGGAACCTTGATTTCAACCTCGTGGTTTTCTTCAATCTTCCCAGTTCCACCACATTTTGGACATTTTTCCTTAATTAATTTTCCAGTTCCCTCACACTTAGGACAAGTGGTTTGGGTTTGCATCTGGCCCATGGGGGTGTTAACCGTCCGCGCAATCCGGCCAGAACCGTGACAATCAGGACAGGTTTCTGGTTGGGTCCCTGGTTTAGCTCCATTACCATGACAATCCGGACATTCAGCTTCCCGGTGGTAACTAATTTTCGTCGTCTTTCCAAAGATTGCTTCATCAAAGGTCAGCGTCATTTGGTACTGCAGGTCTTCCCCTTGTTGGGGCGCCGTTGGATCAGCTCGACGCCGACCCCCGCCACCAAACAAATCACTAAAGATATCTGAAAAGTCACCAAATCCAGCACCGCCAGCGCCATTAAAGCCACCTCCGGCACCACCGCCAAAGCCTTGTGGACCATCTGCGGAACCATATTGATCGTAGTTTGCCCGCTTTTGCTTATCACTTAAAACTTCATAAGCCTCAGTGATCTCTTTAAACTTGGCTTCAGCTCCTGGTTCCTTATTAATATCCGGATGATATTTTTTGGATAGGTGGCGATAGGCGTGATTGATATCTTTTTCGGTCGCATCTTTTGAAACGCCTAAGACATCGTAATAATTTTTCGCTGCCATTATAATCCTCCTCGTTTTATTGCCCCATTCTAAAACAAAAAGCCAAAGCGTTCATAATGGCTTTGGCTTTTTGATTACCCACCCATTTGGCAGGCAAGCTCCCACTGATTAGGAACTTAAAACGGGCTAATTATTTTTGATCGTCATCGTTTACTTCGTGAAAGTCACCGTCAACGGTCTGATCATCGCCTTGCTTAGCTGAATCAGCATCTTTGCCAGCGCCAGCTTGTCCATCTTGAGCTTGTTGTTGGTAAAGTTTAACTGCAACTGCTTGTACCTTTTCATTCAAAGCATCCTTCTTCGCTTTCATGTCTTCAAGGTTGTTGTCAGCTTTTGCTTTCTTCAATTCTTCTTCAGCATCTTTAACTTCTTTAATCTCTGCTTCAGAAACCTTGCCCTCAACGTCCTTCAAAGTCTTGTCAGTTTGGAAGATTAATTGGTCAACTTCGTTGTTCAAGTCAACTTCTTCTTTCTTCTTCTTGTCGGCTTCTTCGTTAGCTTGGGCTTCTTTCATCATCTTATCGATTTCTTCATCAGACAGACCATTGGAGTCCTTAATCGTAATCTTTTGTTCCTTACCAGTACCTTTGTCCTTAGCAGAAACGTTTACAATCCCGTTTTTGTCAATATCAAAGGTAACTTCAATCTGAGGAACCCCACGCGGAGCGGCCGGAATATCAGTTAATTGGAACCGACCTAATGATTTGTTATCAGCAGCCATTGGCCGTTCACCTTGCAACACGTGAATGTCTACAGCTGTTTGGTTATCAGCAGCGGTCGAGAAGGTTTGGGACTTCGAAGTTGGAATCGTCGTGTTCTTGTCGATCAACTTCGTCATTACTCCACCCATCGTTTCAATTCCAAGGGACAGCGGCGTAACATCCAACAGCACAACGTCTTTTACGTCTCCAGTCAGAACCCCACCTTGAATGGCAGCCCCTAAGGCAACTGCTTCATCAGGGTTAATGGAGTGGTTCGGGTTCTTACCCGTCCAGTTCTTAACGGCTTCTTGAACAGCAGGAATCCGGGTTGAACCACCGTTTAGGATTACTTCGTCGATGTCACTTGTACTTAAGCCAGCATCCTTCAGGGCGTTTTCAAATGGAACCTTCGTTTTATCAACTAAGTCAGAAGTTAATTCATTGAACTTAGCCCGCGTTAAAGTGGTTTGCAAGTGCAATGGACCATTGTCATTAGAAGCAATGAACGGCAGGCTAATTTCAGTTTGGTTAACCCCAGAAAGTTCCTTCTTAGCTTTTTCAGCTGCATCCTTCAACCGTTGTAAAGCCATCTTATCTTGGGATAAGTCAACGCCTTGTTCTTGTTTGAAGTTAGCAACTAACCAATCAATGATTCGTTGGTCAAAGTCATCTCCACCAAGGTGCGTATCACCATTAGTCGAAAGAACTTGGAAAACTCCGTCCCCTAATTCTAGGACAGAAACATCAAACGTTCCGCCCCCTAAATCGTAAACCAGGATCTTTTCATCTTTATCCTGCTTGTCCAAACCATATGCCAAGGAAGCGGCCGTCGGTTCGTTGATGATCCGCTTTACATCTAATCCGGCAATCTTTCCGGCATCTTTAGTTGCTTGCCGTTGGGCATCATTAAAGTAAGCTGGAACGGTAATAACAGCTTCAGTAACCGTATCACCAAGGTAATCTTCAGCATAGCCCTTAATGTATTGCAAAATCATAGCTGAAATTTGTTGTGGTGTGTATTTCTTGCCATCAATATCAACTGTGTAGCCTTGTTCACCCATGTGACTCTTGATGGAACGAACCGTGTTCGGGTTTGTAATTTCTTGCCGCTTAGCAACTTCCCCAACTTGAGTTTCCCCGTCTTTAAAAGCCACTACTGAAGGAGTAGTCCGTGACCCATCTGGGTTCGTAATGATTTTAGGTTTGCCACCTTCCATTACCGCTACAGCTGAGTTAGTGGTACCTAAATCAATTCCAATAATTTTATTACTTGCCATTGTTGTATCTCCTTTTATTTTTCTTTATTGTGCGACGATTACCATTGCTGGCCGAATAATTCGATCAGCTAAGCGGTAACCTGTTTGTAGCACCTGCACGACCGTATCAGCTGGATGTTCATCGCTAGCTGGAACGGTTTGCACTGCCTGGTGCACTTCGGGATCAAATTTAACTCCCACCTCATCAATCGCATGGATGTCATTATCGGTGAGCGCCTTTTGCAGGTGTTTAACCACCATTTCAATCCCGGTCTTTAACTGCCGCCCACTTTCGTCATCTACCTGCACGTTTAGTGCTCTGGTCAAGTCATCCAAAGCGGGGACAATGTCCTTAGCCAGTGATTGTGAGCCGTACTTAGCCAACTCACTTTGTTCTTTTTGGTTCCGTTTTTGCATGTTTTGAATCTCTGCTTGGGACCGTAAATAATCATTTTGGCTGTCATCCAACTGTTGTTGTAATTTATCAACTTCGGCCTGTAAAGCTTCGGTTGTCTTCGAAGCATCCGGTTGCGCTTGGTCTGCTTGATTAGTAGCAGTTGATTGGTCAGCTTGGGCTGCTTCAGCAGCTGGCTGCTTTTTGTCTTTGGCCATGCTAACCCTCCTTTATTGGTCGTAGTCATGATAATAACTACGAATTCTTGTTTGTAATTCATCACGAAACGCATCAACTAGCCCCATCACCCGGGGATAAAACATTCGGGTTGGACCAATTACCGCAATGCGACCAGTTCCGTGTTCTCCGGCATCATAAGTTCCACTAATAATGCTATAGTTTCGCCATAGATCGTTGGGCAATTCAACGCCCAAGCGTACGGAAACATCCCGACCACTGGGCTGTAAAATCGTTGCCAAGTCAGCGGCAGAACTCAAAGATGAATAGAGGGGCTTCAAGTTAGCAAAGGCTTCTGCCCCCATCCCATGGAATAAATTACTCCGACCACTCACAAAGAATTGGTCATGTTGTAACTTACTAGCAACCATCATGAAGGCATTTACAATTTGCGTAAAGTCCGCCAAAGGCTGCCCGCCATGGGCAACTTCATTTTCCAAGCTCCGGGTAACCGCTGCCAACGGTTGATTCCGTAAGTGTTGATTTAACCAGGCTTCCACTTTCGCACTACTACCTGGCGTCAACGCTTCTTCGGTTAGAAACGGTTGACTCTGCACTAATCCACTTTTCATCATCATAATCGCCATAAAGTTCTGATGATTAATCTGAGTCAGGCGAAACGACTCAACCACATCCTGGGATTGTAACGTCGGTGCAAAGGTTAGCGCCGTGTAATCAGTAATTTGTGATAACAAATCAGCTGACTGCTTCACGATGTCATCAATCTGTTTAAACGAATCATCTAACGTTTCCGTGATGTAGTCGCGTGCTTTCATTTCTAGTGGAATCGGTTCCGTCAGGTGATCAACGTAGTAGCGATAA includes the following:
- the lepA gene encoding translation elongation factor 4, with protein sequence MQTAQRKIRNFAIVAHIDHGKSTLADRILELTDTVSKREMKDQLLDNMDLERERGITIKLNAVQLKYHGKDGVDYVFHLIDTPGHVDFSYEVSRSLAACEGAILVVDATQGIQAQTLANVYLALDDNLEILPVINKVDLPSAEPERVKQEIEDVIGLDTSDAVEISAKTGLNVDQLLAEIVAKIPAPTGEIEAPLKGLVFDSIYDDYRGVVLSVRIFEGVVKAGDRIRLMNSGSEYEVTEVGVNSPKPLPRDYLMAGDVGYLTASIKDITQTRVGDTITKVDEPADQALPGYREMIPMVYAGLYPTDNAKFEDLREALEKLKLNDASLEFEPEVSEALGFGFRCGFLGLLHMDVVQERLEREFNLDLITTAPSVTYHVNLNGGGMVEVENPAEMPDVSKINNIEEPYVKATIMVPNDYVGAVMKLCQARRGDFVTMEYLDDARVNVIYQMPLSEIIFNFFDKLKSSTKGYASLDYEVDGYQVSDLVKVDILLNGDQVDALSFIAHRQFAEDRSREIVRKLKEIIPRQNFEIPVQAAIGSKIIARTNIKAYRKDVTSRIHTGDPDRRAKLLEKQKRGKKRMKAVGKVEIPQAAFMTVLQSDTEQNGD
- the dnaJ gene encoding molecular chaperone DnaJ, whose amino-acid sequence is MAAKNYYDVLGVSKDATEKDINHAYRHLSKKYHPDINKEPGAEAKFKEITEAYEVLSDKQKRANYDQYGSADGPQGFGGGAGGGFNGAGGAGFGDFSDIFSDLFGGGGRRRADPTAPQQGEDLQYQMTLTFDEAIFGKTTKISYHREAECPDCHGNGAKPGTQPETCPDCHGSGRIARTVNTPMGQMQTQTTCPKCEGTGKLIKEKCPKCGGTGKIEENHEVEIKVPAGVEEGQQMRLQGQGNAGINGGPYGDLFVVFRVLPSQGFQRDGSTIYYNKEISFADAALGNEVDVKTVYGDGKLTIPAGTQTGTVFKLKGKGAPRLHSDSKGDEMVRVTVVTPKKLSPEQKLAMQAFAEASGEHPIPEKGFFEKLKDKLK
- the dnaK gene encoding molecular chaperone DnaK, producing the protein MASNKIIGIDLGTTNSAVAVMEGGKPKIITNPDGSRTTPSVVAFKDGETQVGEVAKRQEITNPNTVRSIKSHMGEQGYTVDIDGKKYTPQQISAMILQYIKGYAEDYLGDTVTEAVITVPAYFNDAQRQATKDAGKIAGLDVKRIINEPTAASLAYGLDKQDKDEKILVYDLGGGTFDVSVLELGDGVFQVLSTNGDTHLGGDDFDQRIIDWLVANFKQEQGVDLSQDKMALQRLKDAAEKAKKELSGVNQTEISLPFIASNDNGPLHLQTTLTRAKFNELTSDLVDKTKVPFENALKDAGLSTSDIDEVILNGGSTRIPAVQEAVKNWTGKNPNHSINPDEAVALGAAIQGGVLTGDVKDVVLLDVTPLSLGIETMGGVMTKLIDKNTTIPTSKSQTFSTAADNQTAVDIHVLQGERPMAADNKSLGRFQLTDIPAAPRGVPQIEVTFDIDKNGIVNVSAKDKGTGKEQKITIKDSNGLSDEEIDKMMKEAQANEEADKKKKEEVDLNNEVDQLIFQTDKTLKDVEGKVSEAEIKEVKDAEEELKKAKADNNLEDMKAKKDALNEKVQAVAVKLYQQQAQDGQAGAGKDADSAKQGDDQTVDGDFHEVNDDDQK
- the grpE gene encoding nucleotide exchange factor GrpE encodes the protein MAKDKKQPAAEAAQADQSTATNQADQAQPDASKTTEALQAEVDKLQQQLDDSQNDYLRSQAEIQNMQKRNQKEQSELAKYGSQSLAKDIVPALDDLTRALNVQVDDESGRQLKTGIEMVVKHLQKALTDNDIHAIDEVGVKFDPEVHQAVQTVPASDEHPADTVVQVLQTGYRLADRIIRPAMVIVAQ
- the hrcA gene encoding heat-inducible transcriptional repressor HrcA, with amino-acid sequence MLTERQNLILKHIVDAYSQTGEPVGSKYLADHLPIKVSSATIRNEMSVLSHNHFIEQVHTSSGRVPSYQGYRYYVDHLTEPIPLEMKARDYITETLDDSFKQIDDIVKQSADLLSQITDYTALTFAPTLQSQDVVESFRLTQINHQNFMAIMMMKSGLVQSQPFLTEEALTPGSSAKVEAWLNQHLRNQPLAAVTRSLENEVAHGGQPLADFTQIVNAFMMVASKLQHDQFFVSGRSNLFHGMGAEAFANLKPLYSSLSSAADLATILQPSGRDVSVRLGVELPNDLWRNYSIISGTYDAGEHGTGRIAVIGPTRMFYPRVMGLVDAFRDELQTRIRSYYHDYDQ